The segment GATGCTGCATATGGATATGGCACTTGCCGAAAAGCACTACGCCCCGCACAAAGAGAAACCCTTTTTTAAAGACCTTACCGCATATATCAGCTCCGGCCCGATTGTAGCGGCGGTATTTGAAGGCGAAAACGCAGTTGAAGTTATCCGCAAAATTATGGGCGCCACCGACCCCGCTAAATCCGCAGAAGGAACTATCAGAGGAGACCTTGGAATAGATATCGAACACAACTCAATCCACGGCTCCGATTCGGTTGAAACAGCGAAAAACGAGATTAATCTCTTCTTCTCAAAAGACGAACTCTTTAGCTGTTAAAGCTATTGAATCCGAATTATCGGATTTGCTTGTTTCCAAAGCTCATCAAGTCTGTAATACTCTCTCTCTTGGGGAGAGAGTATATGGACGATGACATCGTTATAGTCCACCAACACCCAGCCCGATTCGGGGGTCCCTTCCCTGTGCAGCGGATAGACGTTTTCCTTTTTCAAAAGGCTGATTATTTCTCCGGCGAGGGCATCTATTTGTCTTTCGGAATCACAACTGCAAAGCACAAAATAATCGGCAAAGCCGCATATTTCCTTTACATCCAATAAACTGATGTCAATCGCTTGCTTATCGCTGGCGATTTCCACTATTTTTCTTGCTAAATCTATACCTTCCAGTTGCGGCCTCCAAAAAAATTGATATCGTATGATTTATTATAACACAAACAAAATAAACCTCGCAGAAGCGCATTAACTTTATTATCAAGAACCACGTTTTCGATAAAAGTACGAGTGTTTTGCCGAAAACCGACGATGATATGTTATACTGTTATCATTATGTCTAAATTATTATTCGGAACAGCGGGAATCCCTTTAAGCACACCGAAGGCCCCAAGCGGTGAGTTACAAACCGTTACAGGCATTGAACGGGTGGCGGAA is part of the Dehalococcoidales bacterium genome and harbors:
- the ndk gene encoding nucleoside-diphosphate kinase, encoding MVERSLILVKPDATERGLTGEIIRRIEDESLTLIGIKMLHMDMALAEKHYAPHKEKPFFKDLTAYISSGPIVAAVFEGENAVEVIRKIMGATDPAKSAEGTIRGDLGIDIEHNSIHGSDSVETAKNEINLFFSKDELFSC
- the rsfS gene encoding ribosome silencing factor, with product MEIASDKQAIDISLLDVKEICGFADYFVLCSCDSERQIDALAGEIISLLKKENVYPLHREGTPESGWVLVDYNDVIVHILSPQEREYYRLDELWKQANPIIRIQ